One window of Pyrus communis chromosome 12, drPyrComm1.1, whole genome shotgun sequence genomic DNA carries:
- the LOC137710075 gene encoding uncharacterized protein, with product MSNLNKLDFTTLEVFGRNHLKWGQYVKLHPTIKNLRLGIKDETDNPVSEAKKATAMIFIRRHIHDALKTEYLAEEDARALYVDDMNLIEIPKELERTAAHLKLEFEMKDLGKTRYCLGLEIEHCSDGILVHQSNYTQKVFCRFNKDKAKPSSTLIVIRSLDAKRDPFRPREDGEEILEPEVLSK from the exons atgtcgaatttgaacaaactcgacttcaccacTTTAGAGGTCTTTGGAAGAAACCACCTCAAGTGGGGCCAATATGTGAAGCTCCACCCCACCATAAAGAATTTACGTCTTGGTATTAAAGATGAGACGGACAACCCGGTTAGTGAAGCTAAGAAAgccactgccatgatcttcatccgaagacacaTTCATGATGCACTGAAAACCGAGTACCTTGCTGAGGAAGATGCACGAGCAC tttatgtcgacgacatgaacctcatcgaaATTCCTAAAGAGCTCGAGAGAACTGCTGCACACCtgaagttagaatttgagatgaaagatctaggaaagactcgatactgcctcggtctcgagatagagcattgttcggatggaatcttagtacatcaatcgaactacacccagaaggtgttttGCCGTTTTAataaggataaagcgaagccttcgagtactcttaTAGTCATTCGATcactagatgcaaaacgagatccttTTCGTCCAAGGGAGGATggtgaagagattttggagcctgaagttttATCTAAGTGA
- the LOC137710076 gene encoding probable polygalacturonase, whose translation MLQLSEMVMAVVFAVLLATTKGVESRKAWRENAEGEYLEYCVISCRAKSASLTDFGGVGDGTTSNTKAFQEAITYLSQYESEGGSQLVVPPGKWITGSFNLTSHFTLHLHKDAVLVASQDECVILFRTTIISFYGRGRDNTEGGRFISLIFGTNLTDVVITGDNGTIDGQGEVWWQKFKRGQLNYTRPYLIEIMYSENIQISNLTLVNSPSWNVHPIYSSNVLVQGITILAPVTSPNTDGINPDSCTNTRIEDCYIVSGDDCIAVKSGWDEYGIAFRMPTKQLVIRRLTCISPFSAVIALGSEISGGIQVVRAEDIVAINSESGVRIKTAVGRGGFVKDIYVRGMTMKTMKWAFWMTGNYGSHADNGYDPYALPVIQNINHHEMAAENVTMAAELEGIPGDPFTGICKSNVTITLAKNVKKLPWNCTDVAGISSCVVPQPCEALAYQVPGSVAACNFPEESLPIDNVQVQVCSYGRKHWR comes from the exons atgtTGCAGTTATCTGAGATGGTGATGGCAGTAGTATTTGCGGTTTTATTGGCCACAACAAAAGGAGTTGAAAGCCGCAAGGCTTGGAGGGAGAATGCAGAAGGAGAATACCTTGAGTACTGCGTCATAAGTTGCAGGGCCAAAAGTGCTTCTCTGACAGATTTTGGAGGAGTTGGAGATGGAACGACATCCAACACCAAGGCTTTTCAGGAAGCAATCACTTATCTGAGTCAGTACGAGTCAGAAGGCGGGTCACAACTCGTTGTCCCTCCTGGTAAATGGATAACTGGCAGCTTCAACCTCACCAGCCATTTCACTCTCCATCTCCACAAGGATGCAGTTCTTGTTGCTTCTCAG GACGAATGCG TGATTTTATTTCGCACAACCATTATATCCTTTTACGGTCGAGGAAGGGACAACACAGAAGGTGGAAGATTCATCAGTCTGATATTTGGAACCAATCTCACTGATGTTGTAATAACAG GTGACAATGGCACCATTGATGGCCAAGGGGAAGTATGGTGGCAGAAATTCAAAAGGGGACAGTTAAATTACACCCGACCGTACCTGATTGAAATTATGTACTCCGAAAACATCCAGATTTCCAATCTCACTTTGGTTAATTCTCCATCATGGAATGTTCATCCTATTTACAGCAG CAATGTTCTTGTTCAAGGCATTACAATCCTTGCCCCAGTGACATCTCCAAACACAGATGGGATCAACCCCG ATTCTTGCACTAATACCCGAATCGAGGACTGCTACATTGTCTCTGGGGACGATTGTATAGCAGTAAAAAGCGGTTGGGATGAGTATGGAATTGCTTTCAGGATGCCCACGAAACAGCTTGTGATTAGACGGCTGACGTGCATTTCTCCATTCAGTGCGGTGATTGCACTTGGGAGTGAGATCTCAGGTGGAATCCAAGTAGTGAGGGCAGAGGACATTGTTGCCATCAACTCGGAGTCAGGAGTTCGAATCAAGACTGCTGTGGGAAGAGGAGGATTTGTGAAAGACATATACGTGAGAGGGATGACTATGAAAACTATGAAATGGGCATTTTGGATGACAGGAAACTACGGATCCCATGCAGATAACGGCTACGATCCATATGCTCTTCCTGTGATCCAGAACATAAATCATCATGAGATGGCTGCTGAGAATGTGACAATGGCAGCTGAGTTGGAGGGGATTCCTGGTGATCCGTTTACAGggatttgcaaatcaaatgttACGATTACACTGGCAAAGAATGTGAAGAAATTACCGTGGAACTGCACTGATGTTGCTGGGATTTCAAGCTGCGTTGTTCCTCAGCCGTGTGAGGCTCTGGCCTACCAGGTTCCAGGCAGTGTTGCAGCATGCAATTTTCCAGAAGAGAGCCTGCCAATTGATAATGTTCAAGTCCAGGTGTGCTCTTACGGGAGGAAGCACTGGCGATAA
- the LOC137711143 gene encoding mitogen-activated protein kinase homolog MMK2-like produces MAAKESSSAAAASADGKIKRVLTHGGRYAQYNVFGNLFEVSSKYVPPIRPIGRGAYGIVCAAVNSDTHEEVAIKKIGNAFDNIIDAKRTLREIKLLRHMDHENVISIKDIVRPPKKETFNDVYVVYELMDTDLHQIIRSDQPLTDDHCQYFLYQLLRGLKYVHSANVLHRDLKPSNLLLNANCDLKIGDFGLARTTSETDFMTEYVVTRWYRAPELLLNCSEYTAAIDIWSVGCILGEIMTREPLFPGKDYVHQLRLITELIGSPDDASLGFLRSDNARRYAKQLPQFRRQQFAARFPNMSPGAVDLLEKMLVFDPSRRITVDEALCHPYLSSLHDNNDEPICARPFHFDFEQPSCTEEHIKELIWREAVKFNPDPTH; encoded by the exons ATGGCTGCCAAGGAGTCGAGCTCTGCAGCTGCTGCTTCGGCAGACGGAAAAATCAAAAGGGTGCTCACCCATGGCGGTAGATATGCGCAGTACAACGTGTTTGGGAACTTGTTCGAGGTCTCCAGCAAGTACGTGCCTCCCATTAGGCCTATTGGGAGAGGTGCTTATGGCATTGTCTG TGCGGCTGTTAATTCAGACACCCATGAGGAAGTTGCAATTAAGAAGATTGGCAACGCTTTTGACAATATAATAGATGCCAAAAGGACACTAAGAGAAATCAAGCTTCTTCGTCACATGGACCATGAAAAT GTTATTTCTATCAAGGACATTGTACGACCACCCAAAAAAGAGACTTTCAATGACGTCTACGTTGTTTATGAATTGATGGACACTGATCTTCATCAGATCATTCGTTCTGACCAACCACTGACAGATGATCATTGTCAG TACTTTCTGTATCAGTTGTTACGAGGGCTAAAATATGTGCACTCAGCCAATGTCTTGCACCGTGATTTGAAGCCAAGTAATCTGCTTCTAAATGCTAACTGTGACCTTAAAATCGGAGATTTTGGACTAGCTAGAACAACATCTGAGACAGATTTCATGACCGAGTATGTTGTCACTCGTTGGTACCGAGCACCAGAGTTGCTACTTAATTGTTCAGAGTACACAGCTGCAATTGATATCTGGTCTGTTGGTTGCATACTTGGTGAAATCATGACGAGAGAACCTTTGTTTCCTGGGAAAGACTATGTCCATCAGCTGAGGCTTATTACGGAG TTGATAGGTTCACCTGATGATGCGAGCCTTGGATTTCTTCGAAGTGATAATGCCCGAAGATATGCAAAACAGCTTCCACAATTCCGGAGGCAACAGTTTGCTGCTAGATTCCCTAATATGTCTCCTGGGGCTGTGGATTTGCTGGAGAAAATGCTTGTGTTCGATCCTAGTAGACGCATTACTG TTGACGAGGCACTTTGTCACCCATACTTGTCGTCCCTTCATGATAACAATGATGAGCCCATCTGCgcaaggcctttccattttgaTTTTGAGCAACCTTCGTGCACTGAAGAGCACATCAAAGAGCTCATCTGGAGAGAAGCAGTGAAGTTCAATCCAGACCCAACCCATTAA
- the LOC137710909 gene encoding small ribosomal subunit protein eS10z-like, with product MIISEKNRREISKYLFQEGVCYAKKDYNLAKHPDIDVPNLQVIKLMQSLKSKEYVRETFAWMHYYWYLTNDGIEFLRTYLNLPSEIVPATLKKQAKPAGRPMGLSGDRPRGPSRFDGERRFGGDRDGYRGGPRAPGGDFGDKGGAPADFKPSFGGPGGRPGFGRGAGGFGAGPASSSNLS from the exons ATG ATCATTTCAGAGAAGAACCGTCGTGAGATCTCGAAGTACCTCTTTCAAG AGGGAGTTTGTTATGCAAAGAAGGACTATAACTTGGCGAAGCACCCGGATATCGATGTGCCGAACCTGCAGGTGATTAAGCTGATGCAGAGCCTTAAGTCGAAGGAGTATGTGAGAGAAACTTTTGCTTGGATGCATTACTACTGGTACCTTACCAATGACGGTATTGAGTTTTTGAGGACCTACCTCAATCTCCCTTCTGAGATTGTCCCTGCAACTTTGAAGAAGCAGGCCAAACCTGCTGGCCGCCCAATGGGGCTGTCTGGTGACCGCCCACG TGGCCCATCTCGCTTTGATGGAGAGCGTAGATTCGGTGGTGACAGGGATGGGTACCGTGGAGGACCCCGTGCACCTGGTGGTGACTTTGGTGATAAGGGTGGAGCTCCTGCTGATTTCAAGCCTTCTTTTGGG GGCCCTGGTGGAAGGCCTGGCTTCGGTCGTGGAGCTGGTGGTTTCGGTGCAGGCCCGGCTAGCAGCTCTAATCTTTCTTGA